The genomic window ATGAAAGAGTGGATTTTCGGCTGCGAGGACCATGCGGCGTACATCAAGAAGTACGTTTCGAAGTTTGGCCAGCAAGGGCTCGACCGCCTCAAACCGGTGCTCGGTTTCGAGCCGAAGATGAAGGTCGACTACGGCTATCACGATCCCGCCGTCTGGAAGGGCGTGCCGCAGTACACCGACGAACACATCAAGGCCTAGTGGACAGCCGAAAATCAAGCATAAAGGAGGTAACGATGGCTAGTAATTTCAAGTTGACTGAGTTGATGGTCGTTCGCTGCGCCAAGGAAATCAACGATGGGGAAGTCGTGTTTGCGGGGGTCGGTCTGCCTCTGGTCGTCGTCGGCTTCGCCATGGTCACGCACGCTCAGAATATGATCCTTTTCACCGAGGGCGGTTCGATCCGCGCCACCGCTCCTCCGGGACTCGCCATAACGGTCGACGACCCGGCACTGTTCTGCAACGGCGACGCCACGTTCGGGATGCTTGCCACCATGGCCGCCCTGCAGCGCGGCGAAGTCGACGTCGCCTTCATCGGCGGCGCCCAGATCGACAAGTATGGCAACATCAATTCCACCGGTGTCGGTGACTGGTCGAAGCCCGAATCCTTCACCTACTTTGCCGGCAGCGGCGGCGCCAACGACATGGCCACCTCCGGCAAGAAGGTCCTCGCCATCATGCCGCAGGATCCCAAGAAGTTCGTGGAGAAGGTGGACTACCTGACCACCCCGGGTTACCTCGACGGCCCGGGCGCCCGCAAGAAACTGGGCATGATCGGCGGCGGGCCCACCGTCGTGGTGAGCACCATGGGCGTCTACAAGTTCGATGATGCAACCAAGGAAATGTACCTGGCCGAGTACTTCCCCGGCCAGACGGTGGACAAGGTGAGGGCGAACTGCTCGTTCGATCTCAACGTCGCATCGAACGTCAAGGAAACCGAGCCGCCCACGGAACAGGAACTGACCATTCTGCGGGGAATCGATCCCACCGGAGGCGCCGCCTTTTGTTTCCGCCGGTTGCCGTTCGTCTTCTCCTCAGCCGGGACGCCTTCGTCCGGTGAGAGTACCCGACCCGGACCGGCGCGCGACGGGAATTCCGTTATTCCGGGCGCGTGCTGCGGCTCTCCGCGATTTCAAACAGCAAGGCCGCGGCGGAGCGGATGCCCCGGTGAAAATCATCCAGGTGGAAGCGTTCGTTGGGGGAATGAGCGCCGTCATCGGGACTGCCCCAGCCCAGCATGAGGATGTTCCTGGTCGTCAGGACTTCTTTCATGAGATTCACAATGGGGATCGAACCTCCCTCCCGTATGAACACCGGCGGCTTGCCGAAACCGATGTCAATCGCCCGGGCGGCGGCCTGAACCGCACGGTTGTCCCGAGTTACCAGCAACGGACCCGCGGCGTTCAGTTCCGTGATGTCGATCTTGACCCCTGGGGGGGTCAGGGCGCGAACGAATTCCTCGAAGCGGGCATTGATGACGGCCGGGTCCTGGTCCGGAACGAGGCGCATGCTCACCTTGGCCCCTGCCTTCGATGGAATGATGGTCTTGGCCCCTTCCCCCGAAAAACCTCCCCAGATACCGTTCACATCCAACGTCGGGCGGGCGGTCTTGCGTTCCATCGGCGTGTAGCCTTTTTCGCCGGTCAACGCTTCAACCCCCAGGTATTCTTTCAACGCGGACTCGTCCAGGTGAAGCGAATCCATCTCCTTTCTTTCCCATTCTTCCAGGTCCAGAACATCGTCGTAAAACCCGGGGATGGCCACCTTCCCGTCGGCGCTCTTCAGCCTGGCGAGGATGTCGGCCAGGACCTGGACGGGATTGTGAATGAGGCCGCCGAAGCTGCCCGAATGGAGGTCGAACCGGGGACCTTGAAGGTCGAGTTGAAAGTAGGACAACCCCCTCAGGCCGTAGGT from Syntrophobacter fumaroxidans MPOB includes these protein-coding regions:
- a CDS encoding dipeptidase, with product MILQTTLAKIDANRQRYVEELLGFLKIPSVSTYTHHASDVRRAAEWVGNHLQRIGFETRIYRTERHPVVFAQHCNAPGAPTLLVYGHYDVQPPEPLDEWLTPPFSPSIRDGYVYARGATDDKGQFFTYVKAVEAVLAVAGNLPVNVKFLVEGEEEIGSPSLGRFMREHSHELKADVITISDFSQFSRGVPAITYGLRGLSYFQLDLQGPRFDLHSGSFGGLIHNPVQVLADILARLKSADGKVAIPGFYDDVLDLEEWERKEMDSLHLDESALKEYLGVEALTGEKGYTPMERKTARPTLDVNGIWGGFSGEGAKTIIPSKAGAKVSMRLVPDQDPAVINARFEEFVRALTPPGVKIDITELNAAGPLLVTRDNRAVQAAARAIDIGFGKPPVFIREGGSIPIVNLMKEVLTTRNILMLGWGSPDDGAHSPNERFHLDDFHRGIRSAAALLFEIAESRSTRPE